GATGAGGTGAATCCAGCTTTGAATAGCCTGGTTTCCTGGTGCGAGAACCATGCGTGGAGAGGCTCCATGTCAAGCTAAATGAATAATAGACAATATACCATAAGAAAAAGGGAGCAATTACCTTTTAAGGATAATTACTCCCGGGGTTTTTTAAACTTCCACTTTTTTGGGGCTAGACCAGAACTCCGATAGGTTTTCTTATTTCGTTATTCCATTCGGCAAATATCAATTGGACAATTTTCGCAATCGATTTCGCGTTTTAAAAATTCGAGGTCATGGACAATGATATGGCCGTTTTTGATAGAAACAATGTTGTTCTTTTTTAAGTCACCTAACATTCGATTAATGACCTCACGGGATGTCCCACATAAATTCGCTACCTGTTGATTGGTTAACTTAACATCGATAAGCATTCCATCTTCTACTTCTTTTCCAAAACTGTTAACAAGTCGGATAAGCGTCGAGAAAAGGGCTCCTTTTTTACCGTGTAATATCAAGTCCCGAAACTTCGATTGTTGGCGTCTATTTTGCAGTTGTATCCATTTTAACCATTCAAGGGTAAAGGAAGGATCCGCTGCTAACGCTTCTTCGAATTCGGTTTTTGGTAAAACAAAGACTTCCCCATCTTCCAGCATTTTTCCGTTTAACGAGTAGGTTGTAGACGGACAAAATAATGTAAACTCACCGATAATGTCTCCTGATTGGCAGATTTGTAAGGACAATTCTTTCCCATCAGGGATGACTTTACTAATTTGAATTTTACCTGTATGGATATAAAATAACTCCTCTACCGGCATCCCTTCTTGAAAAAGATACTTCCCTTTCGCATATTTCCGACGAACATTTTTTTGATGAAACAATTGTTTTACTTTTTCAGTCACTTGCTCATACATGACTGATCACACGCCTTTTTAAAGATATATTACCATATTTATTCAACTATAAAAAGAGAAGAACAAGGGGGCCGACAATTAAACAATACACGGCAAAAATAATTAAGTTTCCTTTCGCCATCACGTTCATAAACCATTTTAAGGAAAAATAGCTGGCTACTAAAGAGCTAAAAAATGCAAGGACATATGGAACAAATAAGTCGTGTAAGTGTGGATCGTTGACTAAATCACTGATGCTTAATACCATTCCTCCTAAGCTAACCGGGATGTATAGAAGAAAGGAATAACGCAGCGCCGTTTCTTGTTTCATTCCCCGGGCCATCGCCGCCACAATCGTAGCACCTGAGCGACTAATTCCAGGAATTAAGGCAACGGCTTGGGCGAAACCGACAATAAGAGCATCTTTCAACGTTAAGTCGCCATCGTTTTTTCGTCCTCTTAAGTTACGAATGAGATAAAGTGCTATACCGGTAATAATTAACGATATTGCCACTGTTCGAATATTGGATAGATGCTCTTTAATCCAATCGTCCAATAAAATGCCTAATACACCGGCTGGGATCGTACCCACGATTAAATAAATAATAAAGCGAAAGTCCGTCTTGGCATGTTCGTTCTTCGTCGTTAAATACTCCCATCCGTTACTGATTAGCCGAATTAAGTCTTGGCGGTAAATGATTAGTACCGCTATTAACGAAGCGGAATTCACCAATAATTCAAAAGTGAAGTTTTCCATCGTAATACCGAAGATATGTTGTGCGAATTGTAAATGGCCGCTGGATGAAATTGGAATTGGTTCGGTAAACCCTTGAAAGGCGCCCAGTAATAAATATTTGATTAAGACGTACAGCTTTTCCATATCCATAAGGAATTTCCTCCATCATATGTTTGTACCATCTCATTTAACACTACACATTCCAGTTTTGTAAAGATACTTTTTATTACATATTTTTTTCATTTTTTCAACTTGTTTAATGAATGATGAACTTTTAAAAAATGGGCAAGATAATGGTAAGGAGGTGGTTGTGGATGGGTCAACGTCATCAATTTCGTCCTGGTGAAAAAGCCCCCAACAACGGAACGTATATTGAAATTGGAGAAACAGGAAGTAATGTAAAAAATCCGAAAAAAATTAAGCTCAAAGCGGGAGATGAATTTCCAGAAGCATCGAATCATAACCGCCACTGGACATATATGCGAAAACCTTAAACAAAAAGCGATTGTCTCATAACGACAATCGCTTTTTATTAATGCTTTTCTACAGGGTCGTTTGGTAGAATGGTTGGAACGACATAAATTAGTACAGTAGCAATCACGGCTAATAGGGCTCCAGTTTCAAAATGGTATTCAGCCCCCATCATAGAACTAACTACGTATGAAAGCATTTGTACTAATAAAAATGCCCAGAAAAACGTTGCTAAATAACGCACGATTTTTCACCTCAATTCTAAAAGTAAGCTATGTACGATACCGATTGAAATTGAAATACATATCTTTTTTCATATTACCATAGATAATTAAAATTTTAAATGATTATCCAAATAAAATGAAACCCCTTTCAGCATTGAAAATTAGGTCATTCTCCCATTCAATCTTTATTTTACTGTCATACGTTATTTAAGAGGACTCTGTCAAAGAGGGGATTTTCATATGGAACAACGATCATTTCAATTACAAGGACAATGGTGCAAGATTCATTATCCAGAGCGGCCAAACGGGTTTGCCGTTTTTATTCTTGGGGACGGGCACCATTTTGTTGAACAAAAGGATAGCTTTTGGACACAGCATTATGGCAGAGCGTACCTTCTTGAGGAGTTAAAACAAGAAGGTTACCTAGTTTTTTATTCTCATCTATTTGGAAAACATTGGGGAAGTAAGCGGGCAGTTGAATTTGCTGTTCAACTATATCATTACATTTGCCAAAAAGAAATCATTAATCATAAAATACACATTTTAAGTGAAGGAATGGGTGTTTTAGTCGCTAAACAATTAATGGAACGAATCCCCGGCCAAATAAGAAGCATGACGTTGTTACAGCCATGTTTGTCTTTAAAAAAATATATACGTCAAGAAAAGAAAAACAAAGTCTTTTATAAAAAATTAAAGCAAGAAATGGCTGCTGCTCATAAAGTACCGTTGGAACAATGTGAACAAATCATCAATGACGAGTCGTTGAATATTTTGATGAATACCAATATACCGCTTCAATTTATTCATATTTTAGATCATAGCCGCTATCAACCACAAATGGAATTGTCGAGAAGAATTAATATTGTCCGTAAACAAAAGGGGAAATCCATTGAAATTCAATATTTACTGCCAGAAAAAAGAGGAATGGTTGGACGAAAAATGATTCGGTTTTTTAAAAAAAATGAGAAGGTACTATAAGCCATTTGTTTTATCTGACCTTCTTCATGCATACGATACAAAGAGGACATTTGTCAGAGGAGGGTCATAATGAATCAGGCAGTAGTGATGGCAGCAGGGCAGTTCCTCGGATTTGAAATATGTAAAGCATTGTTAGAGGAAGGATATGAAGTTGTTGGATTGGATGATATTTGTGAAGAGAACCGGGGGTTAATTGAACAAAAATGGTTGGAAGTAGGGAGGAATGCTAATTTTTCAGCTGGAACAATGGACGAAAGGGAAGTGTGCCTCACGAAGCCAACCTTTATTTTTTTACCGATTTTTGACTATTATTTTCACCATGACGTTTATTTTCAACGGTTACAACAAATCCAACACAACGTGTCCCAATGGTCATTACCACCAAAAAATGAGTTCATTTTTATCCTCCCTACTCAAATGTTATATGAGCGTAATGAACGAGTAGAAGACGTAAAAGAAGTTTTACAGAAAATGAAAACGTGGATGGAAGAAAAGAGATATAAGATAACTGATTATTACGTGCCGACGGTTTATGGACCCTATCAACCGGAAGTTTTTCTATTTCATCAACTTTTGAAGAAAAATTTACATTCTGAACCATCGAATATTGAATTTATGGATGATCCATCCGATGCGATTTATGTGCAGGATGCAGCCGTTTCCATCATTCAACACGTATTATCGGGGAAAAAGGAGGAGAAAGGTCCATTTCTTCTTTCGAGCGGTGAAAAAAATCGCTGGAAAAACATTATCCATAAAATCACGTCCTATACGAATCAATATTTGCTCAAAGAAGAGAGGAAATATCCACTTACAGTAAAACAAATACCTATATCTCAACAAACCCCTTTAGAAGAAGGTTTGGAGCGACAGGCTGTTTGTATACAAAACTATCTGAAGTGACAGGAATACAAATGCCTCTTTTCATGTTATCGATTCAAGGGTAGAATAAAAGAGATTGAGAATCCTAGGGAAATATACGAAATTTTGGCTGTAACATCCCCTTTTACCTGTAGCAATGGAAAAAGGAGTTGCTATATATGATGAAAAAAATAATCGGAATTGCACTTACGCTCCTCCTTCTTACGGCTTGTTCCTCGATACAAGATCAATCTAACTTAACAAAAGCAGGATTACTCGTACCTGATACGATCAGTGATCAAGTGTGGGGAACAAAAGGGTATAAAGGAATGTTAAAAATTCAATCGAAATATAATGTTGATGTATTTTATAAAGAAGGAATGAATTCCAAAGCTTTAGTGGAACAAGCGGTCAAAGAATTTGACCAAAAAGGGGTTAATCTCATTTTTGGTCATGGAAGCGAGTATGCAGAATATTTTAACGAAATAGCTAATGAATATAAACATATCCATTTTGTCAGCTTTAACGGTAATGCGACTGCTTCAAATACGACGAGCCTTCAATTTAAAGGCTTCGCTATGGGGTATTTTGGTGGAATGACCGCCAGTCACATGTCCAAAACGAAAAAAGTGGCCGTTTTAGCGGCATTTGAATGGCAACCAGAAGTCAAAGGTTTTATTGAAGGGGTACAGTTCCAAAATAGCGATACCGAAGTTATTGTCACTTACACGCATAATTGGGATGATGTTGGTATCGCACTTGAAGCATTAGAGGAAATGATTGCAAAAGGCGTAGACGTCGTCTATCCCGCAGGTGATGGCTTTAATGTTCCCGTCATTGAAAAGCTAAAAGAACAGGGGTTATATGCCATTGGTTATGTGTCCGACCAATCGGACTTAGGAGAAACGACTGTGCTAACTAGTACGGTACAACATATTGATAAATTATATGAATTAGTCGCTGAGAAGTTTATACAAGGGGCATTAGAGCCAGGCAATTTACAATTTGATTTTCAAGATGGAGTTATTTCCATGGGGAAATTCAGTCCGTTAGTTGACAATGAATTCAAAGAGCAATTAAATAAATATATCGACCAATATATAAAAACTGGGCAATTACCGGATGAACAACCTATGGAGGGATCGTAATGTCACCAGACAAATCAATGGAATTTATGCAAATTGCGATGAAATATTTACCAGAAGCGAAAGAGAAGTTGGATGAAACAGGGATTGAGTTAACAATGGAAATGCTTCAACCGTTTATGGAGTTATTTATGAAAGTGATGAATGAAGCATATGAACTTGGTCGTAAAGATGCTTTACATGAAGAACAGTAAGCTTGTCGTATATCGGCAAGCTTTTTTAGTGGATATTTAAAATAAAGGTTCTACCCTAAAATAACTGTTGATAACTTTTGCTGTTATTTTATTCATCGATGTGCCAATGGCAATTGGCATGAATGTCAGTTAAACGATACTGTTGATATTCATACATTACGCTTGTGGCGGACGCTTTCCGCGGGCAAGCCGCTTCCCTCGCTACGCTCAAGTAAGGGTCTTGCGGCTTCTTGTTCCCGCTGGAGTCGCCGCCGTGTAAATAACTTGCTAAAAATCAACAATGACATATAACATAGCCTAAATAAAAAAATCCATTCTGTAAATAAGAATTGTTTAGACCGAGGCGATGATCATGGCACTCATTCAAAAACTGAAGCATTTTATCGGAGGAAGAATTATAAAAACGGCCCTATCCGTGTTTTTAACGGCACTCATTTGTAATTGGCTACATATTCCTGCGATATTTGCGATTATTACGGCTATCGTCACCATTGAGCCGACCGCGTCGGATTCTATTCAAAAAGGAATCATTCGCTTTTTTGCTTCTGCCATTGGGGCAGGATATGCCATCCTTTTTTTAACGTGGTTTGGCCATACTCCATTCACCTATGCGTTTGTAACGGCGGCAACCATTATGACATGTCATAAATTACGTTTAGAAGCCGGGATGCTTGTGGCAACTTTAACGGCCGTGGCGATGGCCTCATTAAT
This window of the Bacillus sp. (in: firmicutes) genome carries:
- a CDS encoding Crp/Fnr family transcriptional regulator, which produces MYEQVTEKVKQLFHQKNVRRKYAKGKYLFQEGMPVEELFYIHTGKIQISKVIPDGKELSLQICQSGDIIGEFTLFCPSTTYSLNGKMLEDGEVFVLPKTEFEEALAADPSFTLEWLKWIQLQNRRQQSKFRDLILHGKKGALFSTLIRLVNSFGKEVEDGMLIDVKLTNQQVANLCGTSREVINRMLGDLKKNNIVSIKNGHIIVHDLEFLKREIDCENCPIDICRME
- a CDS encoding undecaprenyl-diphosphate phosphatase, producing the protein MEKLYVLIKYLLLGAFQGFTEPIPISSSGHLQFAQHIFGITMENFTFELLVNSASLIAVLIIYRQDLIRLISNGWEYLTTKNEHAKTDFRFIIYLIVGTIPAGVLGILLDDWIKEHLSNIRTVAISLIITGIALYLIRNLRGRKNDGDLTLKDALIVGFAQAVALIPGISRSGATIVAAMARGMKQETALRYSFLLYIPVSLGGMVLSISDLVNDPHLHDLFVPYVLAFFSSLVASYFSLKWFMNVMAKGNLIIFAVYCLIVGPLVLLFL
- a CDS encoding YjzC family protein, encoding MGQRHQFRPGEKAPNNGTYIEIGETGSNVKNPKKIKLKAGDEFPEASNHNRHWTYMRKP
- a CDS encoding YjzD family protein, which produces MRYLATFFWAFLLVQMLSYVVSSMMGAEYHFETGALLAVIATVLIYVVPTILPNDPVEKH
- a CDS encoding hydrolase, which produces MEQRSFQLQGQWCKIHYPERPNGFAVFILGDGHHFVEQKDSFWTQHYGRAYLLEELKQEGYLVFYSHLFGKHWGSKRAVEFAVQLYHYICQKEIINHKIHILSEGMGVLVAKQLMERIPGQIRSMTLLQPCLSLKKYIRQEKKNKVFYKKLKQEMAAAHKVPLEQCEQIINDESLNILMNTNIPLQFIHILDHSRYQPQMELSRRINIVRKQKGKSIEIQYLLPEKRGMVGRKMIRFFKKNEKVL
- a CDS encoding BMP family ABC transporter substrate-binding protein, with amino-acid sequence MMKKIIGIALTLLLLTACSSIQDQSNLTKAGLLVPDTISDQVWGTKGYKGMLKIQSKYNVDVFYKEGMNSKALVEQAVKEFDQKGVNLIFGHGSEYAEYFNEIANEYKHIHFVSFNGNATASNTTSLQFKGFAMGYFGGMTASHMSKTKKVAVLAAFEWQPEVKGFIEGVQFQNSDTEVIVTYTHNWDDVGIALEALEEMIAKGVDVVYPAGDGFNVPVIEKLKEQGLYAIGYVSDQSDLGETTVLTSTVQHIDKLYELVAEKFIQGALEPGNLQFDFQDGVISMGKFSPLVDNEFKEQLNKYIDQYIKTGQLPDEQPMEGS
- a CDS encoding competence protein ComG, with the translated sequence MSPDKSMEFMQIAMKYLPEAKEKLDETGIELTMEMLQPFMELFMKVMNEAYELGRKDALHEEQ